In Leptospira sp. WS58.C1, a single genomic region encodes these proteins:
- a CDS encoding patatin-like phospholipase family protein, producing the protein MKKIVPPEALQFLASIPLFKGLPRKLLVLLYGHIEERNIHNHTVLYYKGEISKELYLIRHGEVMITLGEAGKTVRYLGEGDVFAENSVLTRTAHTGSATAILDTLLYVLDGEYFLKLAAKERILSQNLMRLMGMRMREVMEDSSSPVHTSRRLVCHIPIEEVEDFKIHLESIVDNGRKSHEGHVSLLRMDTFKGKSVSDMIRTIAGLRKKSSILHLYFKNPVIQPELDKLVQQCDQIVFWEEKPERNLKQKNEILGYWEPRIRNFSGRTSRIIVSENGLRKHEESANQKIFYKGETFARYLVSRTRGLALGGGGARALAHVGLLKVLEREGIRFDFVSGSSFGAVIGALYARGESTDSIFKMIGKFFGGIEKPFDPTIPLISFFKGKRMLRMLKDAFGTQLIEDLKIPFATSAVDLHSGQEYVMDQGPIWEALAAAMSLPGMFPPVFKGDHLLIDGGVINNVPENLIRKKGADVILSVNVSPLRDEGIVRLLEDRKVTGKSFFKNLWEDITYPPILKIMARAITLEGREITKLRKEKMDLFINLHIEEFAFTDFGKYKEIIKKGELETEAAIGDIRKLFFPSEK; encoded by the coding sequence ATGAAAAAAATAGTTCCTCCGGAAGCGTTGCAATTTTTAGCGTCTATCCCCTTGTTCAAGGGTCTCCCGAGAAAATTACTAGTCTTACTTTATGGTCACATAGAAGAACGAAATATCCATAATCACACTGTCCTTTATTATAAGGGAGAGATCTCCAAGGAACTCTACCTAATCCGACATGGCGAGGTGATGATTACCTTAGGCGAGGCAGGCAAAACGGTTCGATATCTGGGAGAAGGCGACGTATTCGCAGAGAATAGTGTTCTTACAAGGACGGCTCATACAGGTTCGGCAACCGCGATACTGGATACATTATTGTATGTTTTGGATGGTGAATATTTTCTAAAATTAGCCGCTAAAGAAAGAATACTTTCCCAAAACTTAATGAGGCTGATGGGAATGAGAATGAGAGAGGTGATGGAAGATTCTTCCAGCCCCGTCCATACTTCCAGAAGACTTGTATGCCATATCCCTATAGAAGAAGTAGAAGATTTTAAGATCCATTTGGAATCCATAGTCGATAACGGGAGAAAATCCCACGAAGGTCATGTTTCTCTTTTGAGAATGGATACGTTTAAAGGAAAATCGGTTTCCGACATGATCCGAACAATCGCAGGACTTAGAAAAAAGTCTTCCATACTACATCTTTATTTTAAGAACCCGGTGATCCAACCGGAGCTAGATAAGTTAGTACAACAATGCGATCAGATCGTCTTCTGGGAAGAAAAACCGGAAAGAAATCTAAAGCAGAAAAACGAAATCCTCGGTTATTGGGAACCACGCATCCGAAACTTTTCCGGAAGGACTTCTCGTATCATTGTTTCCGAAAACGGATTAAGAAAACATGAAGAATCCGCGAATCAAAAAATATTTTATAAGGGGGAAACATTCGCCAGATATTTGGTGTCTAGGACCCGCGGGCTTGCATTGGGCGGAGGAGGTGCGAGAGCCCTTGCTCATGTAGGTCTTTTGAAAGTTTTGGAGAGAGAGGGGATCCGTTTCGATTTTGTGAGCGGTTCTTCTTTCGGTGCTGTGATCGGAGCGCTTTATGCGAGGGGAGAAAGCACCGACTCCATCTTCAAAATGATCGGGAAGTTTTTCGGCGGAATAGAAAAACCTTTCGATCCTACTATACCGCTTATCTCATTCTTTAAAGGAAAAAGAATGCTTCGAATGTTAAAGGATGCATTCGGAACCCAATTGATAGAAGATCTAAAGATCCCGTTTGCGACCTCCGCAGTGGATCTTCATAGCGGACAAGAATATGTTATGGACCAAGGACCCATCTGGGAAGCGCTTGCGGCTGCAATGAGTTTGCCCGGGATGTTTCCTCCTGTATTCAAAGGAGATCATCTTTTGATAGACGGAGGCGTGATTAATAATGTTCCCGAAAACCTGATCCGAAAAAAAGGAGCCGATGTCATCCTATCCGTGAATGTTTCCCCACTTAGAGACGAGGGCATTGTTCGACTTTTGGAGGATAGAAAGGTAACCGGAAAATCCTTCTTCAAAAATCTTTGGGAAGATATTACGTATCCTCCGATCCTGAAGATCATGGCCAGAGCCATCACACTAGAAGGAAGAGAGATCACTAAATTGAGAAAGGAAAAGATGGATCTTTTTATCAATTTACATATAGAAGAATTCGCTTTTACAGATTTCGGAAAATACAAGGAAATTATAAAGAAGGGGGAATTGGAAACGGAAGCAGCAATCGGGGATATTCGTAAACTATTCTTCCCTTCAGAAAAATAG
- a CDS encoding phosphorylase, whose product MSDLKIQDILFCAAFAGEIDKLKSDPRIHTFEAGIGELEAAINLQKYLSDPSNWKPKAIFGIGSAGVYTWIPRKDWEGKFGISKVFANYQIAFLDKKIRLPESMTFKYEFPDLKFPFDGNDFVESATNGTGSVTLEDLSPRAMERIKVEGLGFENMEAFGLAKVCNLFNIPFGTVFALTNKVGPKGSEEWKLSWRKHSDKLQEKILSYL is encoded by the coding sequence ATGAGCGACCTTAAAATCCAGGACATCCTTTTCTGCGCGGCTTTCGCAGGAGAAATAGACAAATTAAAATCGGATCCTCGGATCCACACCTTCGAGGCAGGCATTGGAGAATTGGAAGCCGCCATTAATCTCCAGAAATATCTCTCGGATCCTTCTAACTGGAAACCTAAAGCGATTTTCGGGATAGGATCCGCAGGAGTTTATACCTGGATCCCACGAAAAGATTGGGAAGGTAAATTCGGAATTTCAAAAGTATTCGCAAACTATCAGATCGCCTTCCTTGATAAAAAGATCAGACTTCCTGAAAGTATGACTTTTAAATACGAGTTCCCCGACCTAAAATTCCCGTTCGATGGTAACGATTTTGTAGAATCCGCTACCAACGGAACCGGTTCCGTTACTTTGGAAGATTTGAGTCCTCGCGCTATGGAGAGGATCAAGGTAGAAGGTTTAGGTTTCGAGAATATGGAAGCTTTCGGTCTGGCAAAAGTTTGCAATCTTTTTAATATTCCTTTCGGGACCGTATTTGCACTTACGAATAAAGTTGGCCCAAAAGGAAGCGAAGAATGGAAACTTTCCTGGAGAAAACATTCCGATAAGCTCCAGGAAAAGATACTTAGCTATCTCTGA